A window of Mycolicibacterium fluoranthenivorans contains these coding sequences:
- the pyrE gene encoding orotate phosphoribosyltransferase, whose product MQRPDTWQAAFDLIRTRAHERREEPFRLVSGQLSHDYIDGKYAIDDGERLTIVSRAVADLAALNGIEFDAVGGLTMGADPLAHGIAMVTGKAWFSVRKEQKQRGREQWIEGTRLKEGDRVLLVDDVISTGGSTEKAYERVQQVGAVVTGVIPMVDRGDVAAELFGGKGVPFVALVTYKDLGIDPVKAV is encoded by the coding sequence ATGCAGCGACCGGACACCTGGCAGGCGGCCTTCGACCTGATCCGCACCCGCGCCCACGAACGGCGTGAAGAACCGTTCCGGCTGGTCAGCGGCCAGCTGAGCCACGACTACATCGACGGCAAGTACGCCATCGACGACGGTGAGCGGCTCACCATCGTCAGCCGGGCGGTGGCTGATCTGGCGGCGCTGAACGGTATCGAGTTCGACGCCGTCGGCGGTCTGACCATGGGGGCGGACCCGTTGGCGCACGGTATTGCGATGGTGACGGGTAAGGCCTGGTTCTCGGTGCGCAAGGAGCAGAAGCAGCGCGGGCGTGAGCAGTGGATCGAGGGCACCCGCCTGAAGGAGGGTGATCGGGTCCTGCTGGTCGACGACGTGATCAGCACCGGCGGGTCGACGGAGAAGGCGTACGAGCGGGTGCAACAGGTCGGCGCCGTGGTCACCGGTGTCATCCCGATGGTGGACCGCGGCGACGTGGCCGCCGAACTGTTCGGCGGTAAAGGGGTGCCGTTCGTCGCTCTGGTCACCTACAAGGACCTGGGCATCGACCCGGTCAAAGCCGTCTAG